The genomic DNA CATAGCTGAGGCCTGTGGTAAAGTTAATGGGAAAGTTGTATCTTCGGCTGAATTGATGTTTTCCATAGTGGACCACGAAGAGTAATATGCCTAGAAAAATTCATAATACTGCCATAATAGAACCCGGTGCTCAGTTGGCCGATGATGTGGAGGTCGGTGCCCAGGCTTATATCGGTAAATATGTGAAAATTGGATCCGGTTCCATTGTTATGCATCATGCTACGGTGGATGGCGATACGTCCATTGGCCATGCCAATGTTATTCATCCCTATGCCTATCTAGGGGGACTTACCCAGGATTTGAAATATGCCGGAGAGCACACCGGGCTATTGATAGGTAACCATAATGTATTTCGCGAATTTTTTACAGTTCACACTGCAACAAAGCCGAATGAATCGACGATTATAGGTGATGATAATACTTTTTTGGCCTATGCCCATGTGGCCCATGATTGTGTGATTGGCAATGGGATAATTATGAGTAGCCATGCGGCATTGGGTGGCCATGTTATCATTGGAGATCATGCTAATATCGGTTGGAGTGCTGGCATTCATCAGTTTTGCCGGGTTGGCAACTATGCGATGGTATCT from Puniceicoccales bacterium includes the following:
- the lpxA gene encoding acyl-ACP--UDP-N-acetylglucosamine O-acyltransferase, whose amino-acid sequence is MPRKIHNTAIIEPGAQLADDVEVGAQAYIGKYVKIGSGSIVMHHATVDGDTSIGHANVIHPYAYLGGLTQDLKYAGEHTGLLIGNHNVFREFFTVHTATKPNESTIIGDDNTFLAYAHVAHDCVIGNGIIMSSHAALGGHVIIGDHANIGWSAGIHQFCRVGNYAMVSAMAKATMDVPPYMIADGMPARIRSFNRINLERHGFSEQDVRIVKEIYLALYAQTKVRAETLMELRKASTIPGDLYDNVCSFFESSDRGVC